A single region of the Cucumis melo cultivar AY chromosome 3, USDA_Cmelo_AY_1.0, whole genome shotgun sequence genome encodes:
- the LOC103496417 gene encoding patatin-like protein 6 has translation MQEPSIDTDKLSYEIFSILESNFLFGYDDQKLWVPKQIPPTVEGKPISDTASTQAHAQQEASRDTSSIRNQRGKVCILSVDGGGMGGILSGKALAYLEQALKSKSENPDARIADYFDVAAGAGVGGIFTAMLFATKDHNRPMYKAEDTWRFLADQGQRFYRRSNSSSGGGFLGRLFKINHTNSTSSATAALEKAMKEAFTDKGRSLTLKDTLKPVLVPCYDLSTTAPFLFSRADALENDSFNFRLWEVCRATSAEPAVFEPVTLTSIDSQTNCLAIDGGLAMSNPTAAAITHVLHNKQEFPFVRGVEDLLVLSLGTGQILEARRDHRQVIRWKEKEWIRPMSRISGEASADMVDQAVAMAFGQSRSSNYVRIQALGSSLGEGGPSSSTDSDAGNVKKLIELADEVLKQKNVESVLFGGKRFAEQTNFEKLDWFAEELVLEHQRRSCRIAPTVAFKQATTRESAKERS, from the exons ATGCAGGAACCAAGTATTGATACCGATAAGCTTAGTTATGAAATCTTCTCGATTCTTGAGAGCAATTTTCTTTTTGGTTATGATGATCAGAAGCTATGGGTTCCCAAGCAGATACCTCCAACTGTTGAAGGTAAACCGATATCCGATACAGCAAGTACTCAAGCACACGCTCAACAAGAAGCAAGTCGTGACACTTCGTCTATTAGAAACCAGAGAGGCAAGGTCTGCATTTTAAGCGTCGATGGCGGAGGTATGGGAGGGATTCTCTCAGGTAAGGCTCTGGCTTACCTCGAACAAGCGCTCAAGTCGAAATCGGAAAATCCTGATGCCAGAATCGCTGATTATTTCGATGTTGCCGCCGGAGCCGGCGTAGGAGGCATTTTCACTGCTATGCTTTTCGCTACGAAAGACCATAACCGACCGATGTATAAGGCAGAGGACACTTGGCGGTTCTTGGCCGATCAAGGCCAGCGGTTCTACCGCCGGTCGAATTCTAGTTCAGGTGGAGGCTTTTTAGGGCGGTTGTTCAAAATCAACCATACAAATTCAACCAGTTCAGCTACCGCCGCTTTAGAAAAGGCGATGAAAGAAGCATTTACTGATAAGGGACGGAGTTTAACCCTAAAAGATACTCTGAAACCAGTTCTGGTACCTTGTTACGACCTGTCAACAACGGCGCCATTTTTGTTCTCGAGAGCCGACGCCCTAGAAAATGATAGCTTCAATTTCCGGCTCTGGGAGGTCTGCAGAGCAACATCTGCCGAACCTGCCGTATTCGAGCCAGTAACATTGACGTCTATCGACAGCCAAACCAATTGCCTGGCCATCGACGGCGGTTTGGCGATGAGTAACCCGACTGCGGCCGCAATCACTCATGTACTACACAACAAACAAGAGTTTCCGTTCGTGCGAGGAGTTGAGGACCTTCTGGTTCTGTCCTTAGGAACCGGCCAGATATTAGAGGCCCGCCGTGATCACCGTCAGGTCATAAGGTGGAAGGAGAAGGAGTGGATTCGGCCCATGAGTCGAATCTCTGGTGAGGCCTCGGCCGACATGGTGGACCAGGCCGTCGCCATGGCATTTGGTCAGTCCAGGAGCTCTAATTACGTGAGGATTCAG GCACTTGGATCGAGCTTAGGCGAGGGTGGACCTAGCTCAAGTACTGATTCTGATGCTGGTAATGTAAAGAAGCTGATTGAATTGGCAGATGAGGTTCTCAAGCAGAAGAATGTTGAATCTGTGCTCTTTGGAGGAAAGCGATTTGCAGAGCAAACCAACTTCGAAAAGCTCGACTGGTTTGCTGAAGAATTAGTGCTTGAACATCAGAGGCGGTCCTGCAGAATTGCTCCCACTGTGGCTTTCAAGCAAGCTACCACCCGCGAAAGTGCTAAGGAACGTTCATAA